aaatattttcccagttacagaagttaatttccaggcaaggattgtgaacctttttaaatataggaacaacatctgccttcctccaatcctccggtacaacacctgaatcaaaagaatcttgaaaaattaaatacagaggttcacttatttccccacttagttccttaagtactcgtgggtgaataccgtcaggccacggagctttatttacattaattttctttaatagctgtagcaccttgtctcgagttatccaatcacaagttatctgcaagttttttgcatcaATCatgtgcatatctcttgccataggatcctcattaatatatactgaagaaaaatagttatttaaaatttctgctttttcctggtcttcattagctaataaacccatctctgttttcagtgtacctatactttcattgttttgttattttagaatagatgcacttgaaaaaaaatttggggttggttttgcattctttagcgttattggcttccttatatcttaaataggatgcctctgatttgtcagatttaaatgctttaaatgcccttttcttatttttaatctcttgttttacttctctactaagccacattggttttaatttgtttcttttatatttattacccaatggtacatactgagaaatgtacctttctaatatttgttccatttatcctcagtgtttttatcactaaggagtttatgccagtcgatatgttgcaCTTGACTGCAGAAGAGGCAGCTGTGGAAGCCTGGCAGAtcctaggtaagttgtcaaactgttcttaaacagtttgactgcttATTGTAGAAAGGCACTGGAGAACTCCTAGAACCATAATTACTACAGTGTTTGTAGTACTTGGGGTGTTCTTTTAACTTACAGCAAAGCAACTAATATTTTATATCACTGCccaatatgtgtttttttgtgtggcaatatttgaaaaatgtatcaagATTATACGAATTTTTACCTGATAATAGTTAGATACACACTTACCCCATTTTACTTGTATCTATTTTGAATGAGTTTTTAATATCTTTCTAAATATATGAAATTTTCCCAAACAAAGAAAGTTAACAACATTTTTAATTGTAATgaagtttatatttttaaaatatagacattctgaatatatacatacatagtgtAAACGATTCATATTAGTCTCACAGATGAATACACAGATTGTCCCTCACTGTTCTACAAATATTTATGTCATTATGATCAGTGGGTTATGATAATATATTTTAGTACTTTTCTCAGTGCTGCCCTAATTTCATGGTTACTAAAACTATATATTATAGGATTCGCTAAGGGTGTCCCTAAAATGTACAACAAAGATCTGAACTTATTGACATTGACAGAGTCTTCTCCAGATGGAAACATATAAACTATCATAAGAGTCACGTAATAAGTGCACACAGAGATGAGATGGGAACTACAGGTGGAGATGAACTTTCTCCTTCCAGTTTTAGAAGAAATGTTAATTAatgtaaatgaaattaaaatgtaGGTGATGACAATAAAAACAAATGGGATTAATATCACATTTATTGCGAGGTAGAAATCCATTGTGGTTAAAAGTGATGTGTAAGAAATCGATAGTGCCACTACGGGACCAAAGTCGCAGAAGAAATGATCTACATAATTGAGACCACAAAATTCTAAATGCCAAATTATCACAAATTCACTGGATGCTAAAATAAAAACTAGGAACCAGGACCCAGAAACTAGTGTGAGACAAACATTAGGAGTCATTATTAAAGTGTAACGGAATGGTTGGCGAATTGCTAGGTATCTATCGTAGGACATCACTGAAAGGAGAAAACACTGCACAAAACCAGAAATAGTAAAAAGATAGAGTTGAGTTAAACAGCCAGCAATAGGCACAATCCTTTCTtccattattataatatttagtgTAAGTGGCATAACAATTGTGGTGAGTAACACATCAGCTAAAGCTAAGTGTTTGAGGAAGTAAAACATTGGAACATTGAGATGGTCAATAGTCGTCACCAGTATGATGATGAGAAGATTTCCACACAGTATTGAAGTGTAGATTAGTAGGAACAGCATGAAGAGAAGGCATTTTAAATGGTATAAACCACGGAACCCCAACAGCAGAAACACTGGAACTTGAGTCTGGTTATCCTCACACATTGTTTAATGAAATAACTTGGGCAGTTAATCTGATGGTCCTTTTCCTAAAATAAGAAGAACGTTTAATGTCAATTTAAAGACAATTGGTTTTACAACAGTTTACCATGATAGATAAACTTTGTAGCTTCCATGACAATTTACCAATGCAGATCTCAGGTTAGTGATAAAATGGTGAATGTTGGGTTAATAGTACTTTCATAAACTTGTCTTAAGAATTATGAAAACCATTAAACTgataattaaaattacattttattatatatgctCTCATAGTAAAACTGCTGCAGACCAGTGAAACATCTGTTAAGACATCAAGGTCTTTGTTACTATGTGGTGGattaaaaagcataaaaaaactGGAAAGTAGGATCACAGGCACCCAAAGAAATCTTCCTAACTTTCTGAATTACTCAGTAATATTATTGCTTCCTGACACAGAGGAGCCTAAACCCAATATCGAGCATCATCTATTTTTGGCTTTTCTGTTCTGTTCTGTTCTATTTTTGGCGATTGAGTGAACATGAGCGgtaaaggagaggtcggagtcacagagaacacctaggcagcgagccttagaggtagagcggatggtagcaccattgacttggagggacacagacaagggagtagcaacacttgagggagagaagttctgttttggacaggttcagtttaaggaaatgagcagccatccagttggaaaaagcagagaggaattcagagacatgagtcaagaagggtggtgagaaatcaggggagaaCAGATAcatttgtgtgtcatccgcatagaaataatACTAGTAtccgaaggagctgatgagtttaccaagggagaaagtgtagattgagaacaataggggacactTGGGGAACACTAACAGAGatggattggggagaagaggcagagccagagaaagaaacactgaatgtgtgctgggagagaaggaagagcaccaggacagagcagtatctcgtagaccaagattacagaggatgagaagaaactGTTGATGATCATGTGCAATTTGTAAAAGTTATTGCAATTAAGTAAAATGAAAACTCATCAAAATATTTGTTAGCTAATTCGGAAACATGATATttgggtgtaaaaaaaataattttatagtaCAATAAACACAATACAGATAAAATGTTGAAAACCTTTGCAGATTCATTTCTAATATT
This Pelobates fuscus isolate aPelFus1 chromosome 3, aPelFus1.pri, whole genome shotgun sequence DNA region includes the following protein-coding sequences:
- the LOC134601984 gene encoding olfactory receptor 5G26-like; the protein is MCEDNQTQVPVFLLLGFRGLYHLKCLLFMLFLLIYTSILCGNLLIIILVTTIDHLNVPMFYFLKHLALADVLLTTIVMPLTLNIIIMEERIVPIAGCLTQLYLFTISGFVQCFLLSVMSYDRYLAIRQPFRYTLIMTPNVCLTLVSGSWFLVFILASSEFVIIWHLEFCGLNYVDHFFCDFGPVVALSISYTSLLTTMDFYLAINVILIPFVFIVITYILISFTLINISSKTGRRKFISTCSSHLISVCTYYVTLMIVYMFPSGEDSVNVNKFRSLLYILGTPLANPIIYSFSNHEIRAALRKVLKYIIITH